One part of the Solanum dulcamara chromosome 8, daSolDulc1.2, whole genome shotgun sequence genome encodes these proteins:
- the LOC129899990 gene encoding uncharacterized protein LOC129899990, translating into MLELKDDMNDIVVSEDEIERKIEEEVVGEEPSSKQPVKRDEKHDEKAGNTKDAAPTLIPMPRPPPPFPQRLKKKAEDGKFLKFISMLKQLSVNALLLESLEQMSGYAKFMKDLVTKKRTISFEPTDNLHHCSAIATRSFLQKKEDPDAFTIPCTIGVFNLAKALCDLDYTVKKPVGIIYDISVKVESFIFPADFVILKYEVDFDVPIILGTPFLATELALVDMETDQLKF; encoded by the exons ATGCTAGAACTTAAGGATGATATGAACGACATAGTTGTTAGTGAGGatgaaatagaaagaaaaattgaggaAGAAGTAGTAGGCGAAGAGCCAAGCTCCAAACAGCCTGTAAAAAGAGATGAAAAGCATGATGAGAAAGCAGGCAATACAAAAGATGCTGCTCCAACTCTAATTCCAATGCCAAGACCTCCTCCTCCTTTTCCGCAAAGATTGAAGAAAAAGGCCGAAGATGGAAAGttccttaagtttatttccaTGTTAAAACAACTTTCGGTGAATGCTCTCTTGTTAGAGTCACTAGAACAAATGTCGGGTTATGCCAAGTTTATGAAGGATCTTGTCACAAAAAAGAGAACGATAAGCTTTGAACCGACCGATAACTTACATCATTGTAGTGCAATCGCCACTCGCTCATTTTTGCAAAAGAAAGAAGACCCAGATGCATTCACCATACCATGTACTATTGGGGTATTCAACTTGGCAAAAGCGTTGTGCGACTTGG ATTATACTGTGAAGAAGCCCGTAGGCATCATTTATGATATTTCAGTGAAGGTTGAATCATTCATATTCCCTGCTGACTTCGTCATTCTTAAATACGAAGTAGACTTTGATGTTCCTATCATTCTAGGTACACCATTCTTGGCAACCGAACTTGCTTTGGTAGACATGGAAACTGACCAACTAAAGTTTTGA